In the genome of Achromobacter sp. MFA1 R4, the window GGCGGGTAGCCGGTCAGGCGGTAGCCTTGGGCGTTGACGATGAAGTTGTTCTTGTCGACGAGGAACTCGCCGTTGCGCGTATACATGACCGCGCCGGCCTGGTCCGTCACGCGGAACATGCCCTTGGCGCCGTCGATGGCGATGTCGTATTCGCCGCCGCCGCCCGTCACGGAGCCGACCGTGAAGCGCTGGTTGATCGCCGAGACCTTGACGCCCAGGCCCACGCGCGAGCTGGCGTAGACGTCAGCGAACGAAGCGGTCGCCGACTTGAAGCCGACGGTGCCGGAGTTGGCAATGTTGTTGCCGATGACGTCCAGGTTCTGCGCAGCGGCGTTCAAGCCGCTCAATCCTTGTCCGAAGCCCATGTTTACTCTCGCTAATCGCTAATTCTTTAGTGGAAAAGCCGCCGCCCGTGCGCCGGCACCGATTCATATCCGCCTGATTCAGGCGCCGACCACCTTGCGCACGTCCAGCATGCTGGTCTGGCCGTCCAGGCCCAGGTCCAGACGCAGGCCGTTGGTGGAGTACGCCACGCTCTTGACCATGCCGTAGCTCAACACTTCCGAATTGACCTTCGTGCCCTCGGCGTCGGTCGCCAGCACGGACACGTTGTACGCGCCCGCCTCCAGCGCCACGCCGGCGTCGTTCTTGCCGTCCCATTCCAGCGTGTACACGCCGGTCTTCTGCTCGCCCAGCTCGATGGTGCGCACGACGGCGCCATTCGAATCCGAGATGCGAACCTGCACCTTGGTGGCGTCGCCCTGCAGGTCCAGGCCGTATGGCGTGACCACGCGGTCCGCCGGATTGGCGCTGTCGACGCCGACCTTGACCTTGGTGCCCGGGATCAGGACGCCCTTGCCGATCATCGACACGGCATTCATCGACTGGGATACGTCGATCTGCCCGCTGATGGCCAGCATGGTGTTCTTGAGATTGGTGATGCCTTCCACCGTGGAGATCTGCGCCAGCTGCGACGTCAGTTCCGCGTTCTGCATCGGGTTCAACGGATCCTGGTTCTGGAGCTGCGTGACCAGCAGCTTCAGGAACTGGTCCTGCAGGCCCTGCGCGGTGCTGGTGCTGGCGGCGCCGGTTTGCGCCAGGCCCATGGCCGTGGTGCTCGTGGATTGATCGACGGTGGTCATGGATACGCTCTGGCTGGAAATTAGGATTGACCGATGGTCAGGGTTTTCTGCATCAACGCCTTGGCGGTGTTCAACACCTCGACGTTGGCCTGGTAGGACCGCGATGCCGCGATCATGTTGACCGTTTCGGCCACGGGGTCGACGTTGGGCATGCTGACGTAGCCCTGGGCGTCGGCCATGGGATGCTTGGGGTCGTAGACCTGCTTGAGCGGCGACTGGTCCTGGACCACGCCGGCCACGCGCACGCCGCCG includes:
- a CDS encoding flagellar hook capping FlgD N-terminal domain-containing protein — protein: MTTVDQSTSTTAMGLAQTGAASTSTAQGLQDQFLKLLVTQLQNQDPLNPMQNAELTSQLAQISTVEGITNLKNTMLAISGQIDVSQSMNAVSMIGKGVLIPGTKVKVGVDSANPADRVVTPYGLDLQGDATKVQVRISDSNGAVVRTIELGEQKTGVYTLEWDGKNDAGVALEAGAYNVSVLATDAEGTKVNSEVLSYGMVKSVAYSTNGLRLDLGLDGQTSMLDVRKVVGA
- the flgC gene encoding flagellar basal body rod protein FlgC, whose amino-acid sequence is MSLLSIFDIAGSALSAQSQRMNVAASNMANADSVVGPDGQPYRARQVIFQVNPAAGQALGQEIGGVRVAGVVQDQSPLKQVYDPKHPMADAQGYVSMPNVDPVAETVNMIAASRSYQANVEVLNTAKALMQKTLTIGQS